A single Xiphias gladius isolate SHS-SW01 ecotype Sanya breed wild chromosome 18, ASM1685928v1, whole genome shotgun sequence DNA region contains:
- the cxxc1a gene encoding CXXC-type zinc finger protein 1a: MSEEAAGAERGPEEEEEGGGEGGEDEGEEGGGEVAVGIPNAPVYCICRKPDINCFMIGCDSCTEWFHGGCIGVSEKAAKAIRVWYCPSCRGRDSSLEIKYRPKKTKEKEDKESETERDDKPEGDGSSTPQPKTDRRRGSQIKRSARMCGECDACLRTEDCAQCDFCKDMKKFGGPNKIRQKCRLRQCEVRARKMLRVRDEEMSRSGGRGRGLPRKGPGHPMEEEEEDEEDEEEGFSESELELYEQYKAAGYRDLVWHSEEEDAQSDSLRKKAVKVKHVKRREKKTEKKKSVSAPKEEAKPRRHKAKQRHRERVRHSERAGEGGVKEAGGALRQCLGPGCVEPARTNSKYCSEDCGMKLAANRIYEILPQRIQQWQQSPCVAEEMGRRQLERIRREQQAARLRLTLMEKRFHELEGIIANAKLQQVQHHEEVTEGDGDDTDLQIFCVSCSHPINPKVALRHMERCYAKYESQTSFGSMYPTRIEGATRLFCDVYNPQSKTYCKRLQVLCPEHSRDPKVPADEVCGCPLVKDVFEPTGEFCRVSKRKCNKHYCWEKLRRAEVDLERVRVWYKLDELFEQERNLRTAMTNRAGLLALMLHQTIQHDPITTDLRSAKDR, translated from the exons ATG TCTGAGGAGGCGGCAGGAGCAGAGCGAGGCCccgaggaggaagaggagggaggaggagagggaggtgaAGACGAGggtgaagagggaggaggagaggttgCCGTGGGAATCCCCAACGCTCCCGTGTACTGTATCTGCAGGAAACCGGACATCAACTGTTTCATGAT aggGTGTGACAGCTGTACCGAGTGGTTTCACGGAGGCTGTATTGGAGTTTCGGAGAAAGCAGCTAAAGCCATCAGAGTCTGGTACTGTCCGTCCTGCAGAG GCAGAGACTCGTCCCTGGAAATTAAATACCGTCCGAAGAAGACCAAGGAGAAGGAGGACaaagagtcagagacagagagagacgacaAACCTGAAGGAGACGGAAGCTCCACACCCCAGCCCAAGACTGACAGGAGGCGGGGCTCACAG ATCAAGCGCTCAGCCAGGATGTGTGGAGAGTGTGACGCCTGTCTGAGGACGGAGGACTGCGCTCAATGCGACTTCTGCAAAGACATGAAGAAGTTTGGAGGTCCAAACAAAATCAGGCAGAAGTGTCGACTCAGGCAGTGTGAGGTCCGAGCCCGg AAGATGCTTCGCGTCAGAGACGAGGAGATGAGTCGGAGCGGCGGCAGGGGGCGGGGCCTACCGCGGAAGGGGCCGGGGCATCcgatggaggaagaggaggaggacgaggaggacgaggaggaggggTTCAGCGAGAGCGAGCTGGAGCTGTACGAGCAGTACAAAGCTGCCGGATACAGAGACCTg GTGTGGCACAGCGAGGAAGAAGACGCTCAGTCGGACTCTCTGAGGAAGAAGGCGGTGAAGGTGAAACACGTGAAGAGAcgagagaagaagacagagaagaag AAGTCCGTGTCCGCTCCCAAAGAGGAGGCGAAGCCTCGGCGGCACAAAGCCAAGCAGCGCCACAGGGAACGAGTGCGGCACAGCGAGCGAGCGGGAGAGGGCGGGGTCAAAGAGGCGGGCGGGGCTCTGAGGCAGTGTCTGGGACCTGGATGCGTCGAACCGGCGAGGACCAACTCCAAATACTGCTCCGAGGACTGCGGGATGAAGCTCGCCGCCAA TCGCATCTACGAGATCCTGCCTCAGAGGATccagcagtggcagcagagtCCGTGCGTCGCAGAGGAGATGGGGCGGAGGCAGCTGGAGCGAATCAGGAGGGAGCAGCAGGCGGCGAGGCTCCGCCTCACGCTGATGGAGAAACGTTTTCACGAGCTGGAAGGCATCATCGCCAACGCCAAACTGCAGCAGGTCCAACACCACGAGGAG gTGACTGAGGGTGATGGTGATGACACAGACCTTCAGATCTTCTGTGTTTCCTGCAGTCACCCCATCAACCCGAAGGTGGCGCTGAGACACATGGAGAGATGCTACGCTAAG TATGAGAGTCAGACATCGTTTGGGTCCATGTACCCAACACGTATAGAGGG cgCCACCAGGTTGTTCTGCGATGTGTATAACCCTCAGAGTAAGACGTACTGTAAGCGGCTGCAGGTTTTATGTCCTGAACACTCCAGAGATCCAAAG GTCCCAGCAGACGAGGTTTGCGGTTGTCCTCTGGTTAAAGACGTCTTTGAGCCGACCGGAGAGTTCTGTCGCGTTTCTAAGAGGAAGTGTAACAAACACTACTGCTGGGAGAAACTCCGCCGAGCCGAGGTCGACCTCGAAAGAGTCCGAGTG TGGTATAAACTGGACGAGCTGTTCGAGCAGGAGAGGAATCTGAGGACGGCCATGACCAATCGAGCCGGTTTATTGGCTCTGATGCTGCACCAGACCATCCAACACGACCCAATCACCACTGACCTGCGCTCCGCCAAGGACAGGTAG